Proteins encoded by one window of Arachis hypogaea cultivar Tifrunner chromosome 1, arahy.Tifrunner.gnm2.J5K5, whole genome shotgun sequence:
- the LOC112803787 gene encoding flavonoid 3'-monooxygenase CYP75B137: MLLIIAFFIISIITWVLFFRPSKAQGNLPPGPPGLPIFGNLFSLDPELHTYFAGLARTYGPIFKLQLGGKLGIVITSPTVACQVLKDHDTVFANRDVPAAGRAATYGGSDIVWTPYGPEWRMLRKVCVMKMLSNHTLDSVYELRRNEVRKTVGFLCNRDGSEVNVGEQVFLTVLNVITEMMWGGAVEGKEREGLGAEFREVVAEMTALLGKPNVSDFFPALARFDLQGVEKQMHALVPRFDGIFERMIGKRVEEGNKKSTDFLQFLLDLKDEGDSKTPLTMVQLKSLLMDMVVGGSDTSSNTIEFALAEMIKKPEIMKIVQEELEAVVGRDNIVEESHIHKLPYLRAVMKETLRLHPALPLLVPHCPSETTTVGGYTIPKGSRVFVNVWAIHRDPSIWDKPLEFDPTRFLEDGEAKWDFSGSDFSYFPFGSGRRICAGIAMAERTVLYFLATLVHSFDWRVTEREKFDVSEKFGIVLKKKVPLTAIPIPRLSNPDLYK; the protein is encoded by the exons ATGCTCCTCATCATTGCTTTTTTCATCATCTCCATCATCACGTGGGTCCTCTTTTTCAGGCCCAGCAAGGCCCAAGGAAACCTCCCACCAGGCCCACCGGGTCTCCCAATCTTCGGCAACCTATTCTCCCTCGATCCCGAGCTCCACACCTATTTCGCGGGCCTGGCCCGCACCTATGGCCCGATATTCAAGCTCCAGCTCGGCGGCAAGCTCGGCATCGTCATCACCTCCCCAACCGTGGCCTGCCAAGTCCTCAAGGATCACGACACCGTTTTTGCCAACCGCGACGTCCCCGCCGCCGGAAGAGCCGCCACTTACGGCGGATCCGACATCGTCTGGACGCCATACGGACCCGAGTGGCGGATGCTGAGGAAAGTATGCGTCATGAAGATGCTGAGCAACCACACGCTGGACTCCGTCTATGAGCTCCGCCGCAACGAGGTGCGAAAAACGGTCGGGTTCTTGTGTAATCGGGACGGGTCAGAGGTGAACGTTGGCGAGCAGGTGTTCTTGACGGTGCTGAACGTGATAACGGAGATGATGTGGGGAGGGGCGGTGGAGGGGAAGGAGAGGGAGGGGTTGGGAGCGGAGTTCAGGGAGGTGGTGGCGGAGATGACGGCGCTGCTTGGGAAGCCGAACGTGTCGGATTTTTTTCCCGCGTTGGCACGGTTTGACTTGCAGGGTGTGGAGAAGCAGATGCACGCACTGGTGCCGCGGTTCGATGGGATCTTCGAGAGGATGATTGGAAAGAGGGTGGaagaagggaacaagaagagcactGATTTCTTACAATTTTTGTTGGATTTGAAGGACGAAGGTGACTCCAAGACCCCACTTACCATGGTTCAACTCAAGTCACTGCTCATG GACATGGTTGTGGGTGGATCCGACACATCCTCCAACACAATCGAATTTGCCTTGGCTGAAATGATAAAGAAGCCAGAGATAATGAAGATAGTCCAAGAAGAACTGGAAGCAGTAGTTGGCAGAGACAACATAGTAGAAGAGTCACACATTCACAAGCTACCTTACTTGCGCGCAGTAATGAAAGAAACCCTTCGGTTGCACCCAGCACTTCCACTCTTAGTCCCTCACTGCCCCAGTGAAACCACCACTGTGGGTGGGTACACAATTCCAAAGGGTTCGCGTGTGTTTGTGAACGTGTGGGCAATACACAGAGACCCTTCTATTTGGGACAAACCCCTTGAGTTCGATCCTACTAGGTTCTTGGAGGATGGTGAAGCAAAATGGGATTTCAGTGGGAGTGATTTCAGTTACTTTCCATTTGGTTCTGGAAGAAGAATATGTGCTGGGATTGCAATGGCTGAGAGGACAGTACTATACTTCCTTGCCACGCTTGTACATTCGTTTGATTGGAGGGTAACCGAAAGAGAGAAGTTTGATGTATCTGAAAAATTTGGTATTGTTCTTAAGAAGAAAGTACCTCTAACTGCCATTCCCATACCACGATTATCCAATCCAGATCTTTATAAATAG